A single window of Candidatus Methanomethylicota archaeon DNA harbors:
- the cheB gene encoding chemotaxis-specific protein-glutamate methyltransferase CheB, whose protein sequence is MKRILVADDSALIRTILKDILTSEGYDVILAKDGKEALEISNKMKFHAAILDINMPKVDGISVLKEFVKLGIPSIIFSSLTRESSHLFIEAIENGAIDVVSKPRIMVDINEIKEELLEKLKIATSCKINIPTIYNIKNNNIKIKNTDSLIANKVVVIAASTGGPSLIKYILQNIPSNLGAALMIVQHMLPIFVKAFIDNLSKASRIPVKEGELGESVYENIAYVAPGDYHMVVSNDKKILLHKGEKVNFVRPSADVLFKSVAKSFGPSTLAIILSGIGCDGARGALYIKNVGGKVIVQDENTAVIYGMPKAAIDIKAVDEVLSINEIPKRIVEIIDSF, encoded by the coding sequence ATGAAAAGAATATTAGTAGCTGATGATTCTGCTTTAATACGAACAATATTAAAAGATATTTTAACTTCTGAAGGGTATGATGTTATTCTTGCTAAAGATGGAAAGGAAGCTTTAGAAATTTCAAATAAAATGAAATTTCATGCTGCAATTCTCGATATAAATATGCCTAAAGTTGATGGAATTTCAGTACTTAAGGAATTTGTTAAATTAGGAATTCCTTCAATAATATTTAGTTCATTAACAAGAGAATCTTCACATCTCTTTATAGAAGCTATTGAAAATGGAGCAATTGATGTAGTATCAAAACCAAGAATAATGGTTGATATAAATGAAATTAAGGAAGAACTTTTAGAAAAATTGAAAATAGCAACTTCTTGTAAAATTAATATACCAACTATTTATAATATAAAAAATAATAATATAAAAATTAAAAATACTGATAGTTTAATAGCAAATAAAGTTGTAGTTATTGCAGCTTCAACTGGAGGGCCATCTTTAATAAAGTATATTTTACAAAATATTCCAAGCAATCTTGGAGCTGCTTTAATGATAGTTCAACATATGCTTCCTATTTTTGTAAAAGCTTTTATTGATAATTTATCTAAAGCTTCTCGTATTCCAGTAAAAGAAGGAGAGCTTGGAGAGAGTGTATATGAAAATATTGCATATGTAGCCCCTGGAGATTATCATATGGTTGTTTCAAATGATAAGAAAATCCTCCTTCATAAAGGAGAGAAAGTAAATTTTGTTAGACCATCAGCTGATGTTCTTTTTAAATCTGTAGCGAAATCCTTTGGTCCTTCTACTTTAGCAATAATATTATCTGGAATAGGTTGTGATGGTGCAAGAGGGGCGCTTTATATTAAAAATGTAGGTGGTAAAGTTATAGTACAAGATGAAAATACTGCAGTTATCTATGGAATGCCAAAAGCTGCTATTGATATAAAAGCAGTTGATGAAGTATTATCAAT
- a CDS encoding ArsR family transcriptional regulator: MQLRKVDKIIDISKGTLQLDILLALNSKGEATVSDIVDITGQRRKAITDALRKLKNKNLVESLDKKHFKLTQEGINCIKALAEFLGSEQITITEQELSDIIPKSSVLSQIIIALATSKRNRMTIKEIARTVGLSSQRAQSYLDLYVDRNPSFFKKYIDETRFSKFISKLGISSKKYEVYYSLTKEGLQQFYKMPIYLKMKQSLAYKILSKITFTKNPKIIFRRLNMLFYSLGFASALAMIFNYLIFPWAWIAFSITLSLLVIADLFLYNTIF; the protein is encoded by the coding sequence ATGCAACTTAGGAAAGTTGATAAAATTATAGATATTTCAAAAGGAACCCTCCAATTAGATATATTATTAGCTTTAAATTCTAAGGGAGAGGCTACTGTTTCAGATATAGTTGATATTACTGGTCAAAGAAGAAAAGCCATAACAGATGCATTAAGAAAGTTAAAGAATAAGAATTTAGTTGAAAGTCTGGATAAAAAACATTTTAAATTAACTCAAGAAGGAATTAATTGTATTAAAGCTCTTGCAGAATTCTTAGGTAGTGAACAAATAACTATTACTGAACAAGAATTGTCAGATATAATACCAAAATCATCAGTTCTCTCTCAAATAATAATTGCTTTAGCTACAAGTAAAAGAAATAGAATGACTATAAAAGAAATAGCTAGAACAGTAGGTTTAAGTTCACAAAGAGCTCAGAGTTACTTGGATTTGTATGTAGATAGGAATCCTTCTTTTTTCAAAAAGTATATTGATGAAACTAGATTTTCTAAATTTATTTCTAAGCTTGGCATTTCTTCAAAAAAATATGAAGTATACTATAGTTTAACAAAAGAAGGTCTTCAACAATTTTATAAAATGCCAATATATTTAAAAATGAAACAATCTTTGGCTTATAAAATTTTAAGTAAAATTACTTTTACAAAGAATCCAAAAATTATATTTAGAAGATTAAATATGCTTTTCTATAGCTTGGGATTTGCATCAGCATTAGCCATGATTTTCAATTATTTAATATTTCCATGGGCATGGATAGCATTTTCAATAACTCTCTCTTTACTTGTAATAGCAGACTTATTCTTATATAATACAATTTTTTAA